A genomic stretch from Acidobacteriota bacterium includes:
- a CDS encoding RNA-binding protein, giving the protein MNIYVGNLSFNLSEDDLRAAFQAYGTVEKAAIITDKMSGQSRGFGFVEMPNKEEAVKAIESLNGKDLKGRNLKVNEAQPRPAGGNRGGFGGGRGRY; this is encoded by the coding sequence ATGAATATTTACGTCGGCAACCTCTCTTTTAACCTGTCCGAGGACGACCTTCGGGCGGCCTTCCAGGCCTACGGCACGGTCGAAAAGGCGGCCATCATCACTGATAAGATGAGCGGCCAGTCGCGCGGTTTCGGCTTCGTCGAGATGCCGAACAAGGAAGAAGCCGTCAAGGCCATCGAAAGCCTGAACGGCAAGGACCTCAAGGGCCGCAACCTCAAGGTCAACGAGGCCCAGCCTCGTCCGGCCGGCGGCAACAGGGGCGGGTTCGGCGGCGGCCGCGGCCGTTACTGA
- a CDS encoding methylenetetrahydrofolate reductase has protein sequence MDKIFHVELQTPKRSSEDVEKDLQVFEDKYRKVIEAGWSVCITDNPMGLLSYGSMETIELLGLPVRPEQLMVHLNTFHPRAELDAILQSFAAAGGRQLLVVSGDGSQRLHRLEPDEIGIDCRTVTSVELLRYIDREYPGRFTCGVAFNPYEPQDAEIEKMKRKAGAGASFIITQPILGRDARLDGLVTFRLPVILDAWMSKKLHLLSECVGHEIPEGTPYDPMENLRELRRNYPDYGLYLAILGFKTQYPLLQGLWA, from the coding sequence ATGGATAAGATCTTCCACGTCGAGCTCCAGACCCCCAAGCGCTCCTCCGAGGACGTCGAGAAGGACCTCCAGGTTTTTGAGGACAAGTACCGCAAGGTCATCGAGGCCGGCTGGTCCGTCTGCATCACCGACAACCCCATGGGGTTGCTGAGCTACGGGTCGATGGAAACGATCGAGCTCCTCGGCCTGCCCGTCCGCCCGGAGCAGCTCATGGTCCATCTCAACACGTTCCACCCCCGGGCCGAGCTCGACGCCATCCTCCAGTCGTTCGCCGCGGCGGGCGGACGGCAGCTCCTGGTCGTCTCCGGCGACGGCAGCCAGCGGCTCCACCGGCTCGAGCCGGACGAGATCGGGATCGACTGCCGGACCGTGACCTCGGTCGAGCTCCTGCGCTACATCGACCGCGAGTACCCGGGCCGCTTCACCTGCGGCGTGGCCTTCAATCCCTACGAGCCGCAGGACGCCGAGATCGAAAAGATGAAGCGCAAGGCCGGCGCCGGCGCGTCTTTCATCATCACCCAGCCCATCCTCGGCCGCGACGCCCGGCTCGACGGCCTCGTTACCTTCCGCCTGCCGGTCATCCTTGACGCCTGGATGTCCAAAAAACTCCATCTCCTGTCGGAATGCGTCGGCCACGAGATCCCCGAGGGTACGCCCTACGATCCGATGGAGAACCTGCGCGAGCTGCGGCGGAACTATCCCGACTACGGCCTGTACCTGGCCATCCTGGGCTTCAAGACGCAATACCCCCTGCTGCAGGGCCTCTGGGCCTAG
- a CDS encoding family 78 glycoside hydrolase catalytic domain yields the protein MRLRAAALVAGISIASALACDGGISVRNLTCDNRPEAAGVGVDRPVFGWEIASGARGEAQRACRILVAASPELCQPGRADVWDSGRLETSESQFVPYGGKRLDGGRAYFWKVGVWGRRGRAAAWSAAARFVTELAGPGDWSGARWIAYEELPEALKIVPGVHGGGDDLGERGRRRAVVPAFRRDFVVRNETVARALVFVSGLGHYELRLNGRPVGDSFLAPGWTDYRKTCLYDTYDVTDLVKAGRNAIGAIVGPGFFNVSRERYRKLVIAYGWPMLVVKLDLAYASGRRETITSGPDWRTAPSPVAFSSIYGGEDYDARLEAAGWDAAGFDDSGWRAARPVAGPEGALEPERDFPLKVEERIEARRILEPRPGVFVYDFGQNASGIVALKVRGRRGATVTISPGELLSGDGTIDQRMSGAPYRLVYTLKGEGDEEWRPRFTYYGFRYAQVEGAAPGGTDGPADAPRILGLTMLHTRNSAPSAGSFSCSKELFNRTFALIDWAIRSNLASVPTDCPHREKLGWLEQTHLMGGSIQYNYRILTLYRKLVRDMMEAQLDDGLVPDIAPEFVPFVGGFRDSPEWGSAAVILPWLLYEWYGDRETMASAFPMMRRYVDYLDTKADGHILSHGLGDWCDLGPRGPGEAQLTPKALTATAMFYRDLDLLARMASLLGRADEAASFARRAEDVRRAFNGRFYDAAAKVYSTGSQTSFAMPLHFGMVEPADRPGVFANLVRSIRAGGGALTAGDVGFDYLLKALEDGGASDLVFEMNAREDVPGYGYQLARGATALTESWAALREVSNDHMMLGHLMEWFYSDLAGIRQAAGSKGFETVEIAPRPVGDIAWVKARYHSIRGEIACDWRMEKGRFFADIVIPANARALVRIPAASASSVEEGGVPAPRAAGVAFLKMEDGRAVFAVGSGSYRFASNVGTAAPRRP from the coding sequence ATGAGGCTCCGGGCCGCCGCCCTCGTCGCCGGGATCAGCATCGCCTCCGCGCTCGCCTGCGACGGCGGGATCTCCGTCCGCAACCTGACCTGTGACAACCGTCCGGAGGCCGCCGGCGTCGGCGTCGACCGGCCCGTTTTCGGCTGGGAGATCGCTTCCGGCGCCAGGGGAGAAGCGCAGCGGGCCTGCCGCATCCTCGTGGCCGCCTCTCCGGAGCTTTGCCAGCCCGGCCGGGCCGATGTTTGGGATTCCGGGCGGCTCGAGACGTCCGAAAGCCAATTCGTCCCCTACGGCGGGAAACGGCTCGACGGCGGCCGGGCTTATTTCTGGAAGGTCGGCGTCTGGGGCCGGCGGGGCCGGGCGGCGGCGTGGAGCGCGGCCGCCCGCTTCGTCACCGAGCTGGCCGGCCCAGGTGATTGGTCCGGGGCCCGCTGGATAGCCTACGAGGAGCTGCCGGAGGCCCTGAAGATCGTGCCCGGCGTTCACGGCGGCGGCGACGATCTCGGCGAGCGGGGCCGGCGGCGGGCGGTCGTCCCGGCCTTCCGCAGGGACTTCGTGGTCCGGAACGAGACCGTCGCCCGGGCCCTCGTTTTCGTCTCCGGGCTGGGCCATTACGAGCTGCGCCTGAATGGGCGGCCGGTCGGCGACTCCTTTCTCGCGCCGGGCTGGACCGATTACCGCAAGACCTGCCTTTACGACACGTATGACGTCACGGACCTCGTGAAGGCGGGGCGGAACGCGATCGGGGCCATCGTCGGCCCGGGCTTCTTCAACGTCAGCCGGGAGCGCTACCGGAAGCTCGTCATCGCCTACGGCTGGCCGATGCTCGTCGTCAAGCTCGACCTCGCCTATGCGTCCGGACGCCGGGAGACGATCACGAGCGGCCCGGATTGGCGGACGGCCCCGTCGCCCGTCGCCTTCAGCAGCATCTACGGCGGCGAGGACTACGACGCCCGGCTCGAAGCGGCCGGCTGGGACGCCGCGGGCTTCGACGACTCCGGCTGGCGCGCGGCCCGGCCCGTCGCCGGGCCGGAGGGCGCGCTCGAGCCGGAGCGGGACTTCCCTCTAAAGGTCGAGGAGCGGATCGAGGCCCGGCGGATCCTCGAGCCGCGGCCGGGCGTCTTCGTCTATGATTTCGGGCAGAACGCCTCGGGGATCGTGGCCCTGAAGGTCCGCGGCCGGCGCGGCGCGACGGTCACGATCTCGCCGGGCGAGCTGCTGAGCGGGGACGGCACGATCGATCAGCGGATGTCGGGCGCGCCCTACCGGCTCGTCTACACGCTCAAGGGCGAGGGGGACGAGGAATGGCGGCCCCGCTTCACCTACTACGGGTTCCGCTACGCCCAGGTCGAAGGGGCCGCGCCCGGAGGGACCGACGGGCCCGCCGATGCGCCCCGGATCCTCGGCCTGACGATGCTGCATACCCGGAACTCGGCGCCGTCCGCAGGGTCGTTCTCCTGCTCGAAAGAGCTCTTCAACCGGACCTTCGCCCTCATCGATTGGGCCATCCGCAGCAACCTGGCCAGCGTGCCCACGGATTGCCCTCACCGGGAGAAGCTCGGCTGGCTCGAGCAGACCCACCTCATGGGCGGCTCCATCCAGTACAACTACCGCATCCTGACGCTCTATCGGAAGCTGGTCAGGGACATGATGGAGGCCCAGCTCGACGACGGGCTCGTCCCGGACATCGCCCCGGAATTCGTGCCCTTCGTCGGCGGCTTCCGTGATTCGCCCGAGTGGGGGAGCGCCGCGGTCATCCTGCCCTGGCTCCTCTACGAATGGTACGGCGACCGCGAGACCATGGCCTCGGCCTTTCCGATGATGAGGCGCTACGTCGATTATCTCGACACGAAAGCCGACGGTCACATCCTGTCCCACGGGCTCGGCGACTGGTGCGACCTCGGGCCGCGGGGGCCGGGCGAGGCCCAGCTGACGCCCAAGGCGCTCACGGCGACGGCCATGTTCTATCGCGACCTCGACCTCCTGGCGCGGATGGCGTCGCTCCTCGGCAGGGCGGACGAGGCCGCCTCGTTCGCGCGCCGGGCGGAGGACGTCCGCCGGGCGTTCAACGGAAGGTTCTACGATGCCGCGGCCAAGGTCTACTCGACCGGCAGCCAGACGTCCTTCGCCATGCCGCTCCATTTTGGGATGGTCGAGCCGGCGGACAGGCCCGGGGTCTTCGCCAATCTCGTCCGCTCGATCCGCGCGGGCGGCGGCGCGCTGACCGCCGGCGACGTCGGCTTCGATTATCTCCTCAAGGCCCTCGAGGATGGCGGCGCCTCGGACCTCGTTTTCGAGATGAACGCCCGCGAGGACGTGCCCGGCTACGGCTATCAGCTGGCCCGGGGGGCGACGGCCCTGACCGAGTCCTGGGCCGCCCTCAGGGAAGTCTCCAACGATCACATGATGCTGGGCCACCTCATGGAGTGGTTCTACTCGGATCTCGCGGGCATCAGGCAGGCGGCCGGCTCGAAGGGCTTCGAAACGGTCGAGATCGCGCCCCGCCCCGTCGGGGACATCGCCTGGGTCAAGGCCCGTTATCATTCGATCCGGGGCGAGATCGCCTGCGACTGGCGGATGGAGAAAGGCCGCTTCTTCGCCGACATCGTCATCCCCGCGAATGCCAGGGCCCTCGTCCGCATCCCGGCCGCGTCCGCGTCGTCCGTCGAAGAGGGCGGCGTTCCGGCCCCGCGCGCCGCCGGCGTCGCTTTCCTCAAGATGGAGGACGGCCGGGCCGTTTTCGCCGTCGGCTCCGGGTCCTACCGCTTCGCTTCGAACGTCGGAACGGCCGCCCCCCGCCGCCCCTAG
- a CDS encoding ABC transporter permease, translated as MKKLRRILHVAWNDLRIMAGDKVFFFWSLVFPMLFIVLFGLVFKASDSAPAVAELTVVNLDEGRWGAYFLDKIKSPAIDLKIVRSEPAEYNRLIILPADFSARIESRLAQKLAFKKREDASTKAAARVETRLYQAIARMLSELVLYGGGDLSKFLDNHAEFRDIVLVRTRFPEKTVTVVPSGFDHSIPGTTIQFIMMMVIIYGGITVMEDRKKGTLARMLFSPLSKGEVFQAKLLGRWGMGLLQALILIVVGRIFFKLNLGDFPLSLLVIAAFALAMAALSVFIGSLCTKEDMIIGLAVLLANIFAALGGCWWPNEIVPPGVRRVAMISPAYWAMDALHKLRFFQGGFGDILPHLGVLLALAAVLSAVAARAFRVRE; from the coding sequence ATGAAGAAGCTCCGCCGCATCCTCCACGTCGCCTGGAACGACCTGCGGATCATGGCCGGCGACAAGGTGTTCTTCTTCTGGTCGCTCGTCTTCCCGATGCTGTTCATCGTCCTCTTCGGCCTGGTCTTCAAGGCCTCCGACAGCGCGCCCGCCGTCGCCGAGCTGACCGTCGTCAACCTCGATGAGGGCCGGTGGGGCGCCTATTTCCTGGACAAGATCAAGTCCCCGGCGATCGACCTGAAGATCGTCCGGAGCGAGCCGGCCGAGTACAACCGGCTGATCATCCTGCCGGCCGATTTCTCGGCCAGGATCGAGTCCCGGCTGGCCCAGAAGCTGGCCTTCAAGAAGCGCGAGGACGCCTCGACCAAGGCGGCCGCCCGGGTCGAGACGCGGCTCTACCAGGCCATCGCCCGGATGCTCAGCGAGCTCGTCCTCTACGGCGGCGGGGACCTTTCGAAGTTCCTCGATAACCATGCCGAGTTCCGCGACATCGTCCTGGTCAGGACGAGGTTCCCGGAGAAGACGGTGACCGTCGTCCCCAGCGGCTTCGACCACTCCATCCCCGGCACGACCATCCAGTTCATCATGATGATGGTCATCATCTACGGCGGCATCACGGTCATGGAGGACCGCAAGAAGGGGACCCTGGCCCGGATGCTCTTCTCGCCGCTCTCGAAGGGCGAGGTCTTTCAGGCCAAGCTGCTGGGCCGGTGGGGCATGGGTCTGCTGCAGGCGCTCATCCTCATCGTCGTCGGCCGGATCTTCTTCAAGCTCAACCTGGGGGACTTCCCCCTGTCCCTGCTCGTCATCGCCGCCTTCGCCCTGGCCATGGCCGCGCTCAGCGTCTTCATCGGATCGCTCTGCACGAAAGAGGACATGATCATCGGCCTGGCCGTGCTCCTGGCCAACATCTTCGCCGCCCTCGGCGGCTGCTGGTGGCCGAACGAGATCGTGCCTCCCGGCGTCCGCCGCGTCGCCATGATCTCGCCCGCCTATTGGGCCATGGACGCCCTGCACAAGCTGAGGTTCTTCCAGGGGGGCTTCGGGGACATCCTGCCGCACCTGGGCGTTCTGCTGGCGCTGGCGGCCGTACTGAGCGCCGTCGCCGCCCGGGCCTTCCGGGTCAGGGAGTAG
- a CDS encoding dihydropteroate synthase, with product MAIPGLTIIGESINDSVPSTKALFDGNDIPGLLDLARSQDEKGAAWIDVNVGSRPPEFMADLVGRIQSVTARPLSIDTPDPAIAEAGLRAYDPGRAGGRPPILNSISPLRLAMFDLWAARPFMPILMSSERFEPGASCASANRTAEDTRRTARALLEEARRRIPGFANDQAVIDPGIAPVGGDCEGQLKRVLESLALIHDDPFFAGVHMSVGLSNFTVMLPSKTKAGAPVKGPLESAFLTLAMPRGLDMIIGSTVRKYEILPAGHPALCCLEDILKLEGIETLVRLKEFYG from the coding sequence ATGGCCATCCCGGGATTGACGATCATCGGCGAGTCCATCAACGATTCCGTGCCCTCGACGAAGGCGCTCTTCGACGGGAACGACATCCCCGGCCTGCTCGATCTGGCCCGGAGCCAGGACGAGAAGGGCGCGGCCTGGATCGACGTCAACGTCGGCTCGCGGCCGCCGGAGTTCATGGCCGACCTCGTCGGCCGGATCCAATCGGTCACGGCCAGGCCGCTTTCGATCGACACGCCCGACCCGGCCATCGCCGAGGCCGGGCTGCGGGCCTACGACCCGGGCCGGGCCGGCGGTCGGCCGCCCATCCTGAACTCGATCTCCCCCCTGCGCCTGGCGATGTTCGATCTCTGGGCGGCGCGGCCGTTCATGCCCATCCTCATGTCCTCGGAGCGGTTCGAGCCCGGGGCGAGCTGCGCCAGCGCCAACCGCACGGCCGAGGACACGCGGCGGACGGCCCGGGCGCTCCTAGAGGAGGCCAGGCGGCGCATCCCCGGCTTCGCCAACGACCAGGCCGTCATCGACCCGGGCATCGCCCCGGTCGGCGGCGACTGCGAGGGCCAGCTCAAGCGCGTCCTCGAGTCCCTGGCCCTCATCCATGACGATCCGTTCTTCGCCGGCGTCCACATGTCGGTCGGGCTGAGCAACTTCACGGTCATGCTGCCGTCGAAGACGAAGGCCGGCGCGCCGGTCAAGGGGCCGCTCGAGAGCGCCTTCCTGACCCTGGCCATGCCCCGCGGCCTGGACATGATCATCGGCTCGACCGTCCGCAAGTACGAGATCCTGCCGGCCGGCCATCCGGCCCTCTGCTGCCTCGAGGACATACTCAAGCTCGAGGGCATCGAAACCCTCGTGCGGCTGAAGGAATTCTATGGATAA
- a CDS encoding ATP-binding protein: MIAHKSIKFRLTVWYLLAFALLLVVFGTVAYYMLSRNLYRNLDESLKARVLELKGTIRFEGDRIVFDRKLDELVLIYDADGKLQQQLGPANLNISDIQVAVKQALFGTPSFVSAETENGPNVRMYATPLNVDSQTRVALVVGRVTNDILSVLAAYRMVMLNSSILAVLLAGVGGWFLAGRTLKPVERITDIAKGIGESDLSRRIDVASDDELGRLAKTLNGMIARLEQAFVKQRQFVADASHELRTPLAVLQAESSLALEKTRDPEEYRRSLELVSQEVDYMSEIVGKLLVLARSDAGSEPINVQDVDVAGLLAELGQDLEALAQEKGLRLGLGPLDGLTVRGDRIKLRQLFMNILDNAIRYTPAGGQVTVAAAREDEQAVIAIGDTGVGIPEDQLPFIFDRFYRVDKVRTDGEGGTGLGLAIATSIARMHGGSIEVESRVGQGTIFRIRLPLAGPPQKPPTTELPTP, encoded by the coding sequence ATGATCGCCCACAAGAGCATCAAGTTCCGCCTGACCGTCTGGTACCTGCTGGCCTTCGCCCTGCTGCTCGTGGTCTTCGGCACGGTCGCCTATTACATGCTCTCGAGGAACCTCTACCGCAACCTGGACGAATCGCTGAAGGCCCGGGTCCTGGAGCTCAAGGGGACCATCCGGTTCGAGGGCGACAGGATCGTCTTCGACCGGAAGCTCGACGAGCTGGTCCTGATCTACGACGCCGACGGCAAGCTTCAGCAGCAGCTCGGCCCGGCCAACCTCAACATCTCGGACATCCAGGTCGCCGTCAAGCAGGCGCTGTTCGGGACCCCGTCCTTCGTTTCGGCCGAGACCGAGAACGGGCCCAACGTCCGGATGTACGCGACGCCGCTCAACGTCGACTCCCAGACCCGGGTCGCCCTCGTCGTCGGCCGGGTGACGAACGACATCCTGAGCGTGCTGGCCGCCTACCGCATGGTCATGCTGAACTCCTCCATACTGGCCGTGCTCCTGGCCGGCGTGGGCGGCTGGTTCCTGGCCGGCCGGACCCTCAAGCCGGTCGAGCGCATCACCGACATCGCCAAAGGCATCGGCGAGAGCGACCTGAGCCGCCGCATCGACGTCGCGAGCGACGACGAGCTGGGCCGCCTGGCCAAGACCCTGAACGGCATGATCGCCCGACTCGAACAGGCCTTCGTCAAGCAGCGTCAGTTCGTGGCCGACGCCTCGCACGAGCTGCGGACGCCCCTGGCCGTCCTCCAGGCCGAGTCCTCGCTGGCGCTGGAGAAGACGAGGGATCCGGAGGAATACCGGAGGTCGCTCGAGCTCGTCTCCCAGGAAGTGGACTATATGTCCGAGATCGTCGGCAAGCTGCTCGTCCTGGCCCGCAGCGACGCCGGCTCGGAACCGATAAACGTTCAGGACGTCGACGTGGCCGGCCTCCTCGCCGAGCTCGGCCAGGACCTCGAGGCCCTGGCCCAGGAGAAGGGCCTGCGCCTCGGCCTCGGCCCGCTGGACGGCCTGACGGTGCGGGGCGACCGGATCAAGCTCCGGCAGCTGTTCATGAACATCCTGGACAACGCCATCCGCTACACCCCGGCGGGCGGCCAGGTCACCGTCGCCGCCGCGCGCGAGGACGAACAGGCCGTCATTGCCATCGGGGACACGGGCGTCGGAATCCCGGAGGACCAGCTGCCGTTCATCTTCGACCGGTTCTACCGGGTGGACAAGGTCCGCACCGACGGCGAAGGCGGGACCGGGCTCGGACTGGCGATCGCCACGTCCATCGCCCGGATGCACGGCGGGTCGATCGAGGTCGAGAGCCGGGTCGGCCAGGGCACGATCTTCCGCATCCGGCTGCCGCTGGCCGGCCCGCCCCAGAAGCCGCCGACGACCGAGCTGCCTACTCCCTGA
- a CDS encoding response regulator transcription factor, which produces MRVLVVEDSRRLAGIIKRGLLEEGYAVDNAYDGEEAEFMAETTPFDLIVLDIMLPKKDGLAVCRDLRAKNVHTPILMLTAKDSVEDKVAGLDTGADDYLVKPFAFSELLARLRALLRREVLPKAQKVQVGDLTLEPQSREVWHDGACLDLTAKEFAILEYFMRRPNAVVTRTMLGESVWDYEFDGLSNIIDVYVRRLRKKIDREGQPSLIQTVRGAGYRLRMP; this is translated from the coding sequence ATGCGAGTCCTGGTGGTCGAAGATTCGAGGCGCTTGGCGGGGATCATCAAGAGGGGCCTCCTCGAGGAAGGTTATGCCGTCGACAATGCCTACGACGGCGAAGAAGCCGAGTTCATGGCCGAGACCACGCCTTTCGACCTGATCGTCCTCGACATCATGCTGCCCAAGAAGGATGGCCTGGCCGTCTGCCGCGACCTCCGGGCCAAGAACGTCCACACGCCGATCCTCATGCTCACCGCCAAGGACAGCGTCGAGGACAAGGTCGCCGGGCTCGACACCGGCGCCGACGATTACCTGGTCAAGCCCTTCGCCTTCTCCGAGCTCCTGGCCCGGCTGCGGGCCCTGCTCCGGCGCGAGGTCCTGCCCAAGGCCCAGAAGGTCCAGGTCGGGGACCTGACCCTCGAACCCCAGAGCCGGGAGGTCTGGCACGACGGCGCCTGCCTCGACCTGACCGCCAAGGAATTCGCCATCCTCGAGTACTTCATGCGCCGCCCCAACGCCGTGGTCACGCGGACCATGCTCGGCGAGAGCGTCTGGGACTACGAGTTCGACGGCCTCTCGAACATCATCGACGTCTACGTCCGGCGCCTCCGCAAGAAGATCGACCGGGAGGGCCAGCCGAGCCTGATCCAGACCGTCCGGGGGGCCGGCTACCGCCTGCGCATGCCATGA
- a CDS encoding LuxR family transcriptional regulator, with product MSDVLEKHNSLMERIIRDYGAMITLTVNKALGGAPRVEDIVAEVHFAVFTTLRKLGEGWAPPRSFVSTIVKNKVNDFVWQHYWDSDDIDTLKKRQAEQICQKEEVMAQIHTLTQSEFKVFRLLGLGLTNQEIAETLFISPLTVRTHVKRIHAKCDIKGRAKLALAAYQTCYHEAPEGRGLDAASACADPGSFVRPSLTAHQAN from the coding sequence ATGAGCGACGTCCTGGAGAAACACAATTCCCTGATGGAGAGGATCATCCGGGATTACGGCGCCATGATAACCTTGACGGTCAACAAGGCCCTCGGCGGCGCGCCCCGCGTCGAGGACATCGTGGCCGAGGTCCATTTCGCCGTCTTCACAACCCTGCGGAAGCTCGGCGAGGGCTGGGCGCCGCCGCGGTCGTTCGTCTCGACCATCGTCAAGAACAAGGTCAACGATTTTGTCTGGCAGCACTACTGGGACAGCGACGACATCGACACGCTGAAGAAGCGCCAGGCCGAACAGATCTGCCAGAAGGAAGAGGTCATGGCCCAGATCCACACGCTGACCCAGTCGGAATTCAAGGTCTTCCGCCTGCTCGGGCTCGGGCTGACCAACCAGGAGATCGCCGAGACCCTCTTCATCTCGCCCCTGACGGTCCGGACCCACGTCAAGAGGATCCACGCCAAGTGCGACATCAAGGGCCGGGCCAAGCTGGCCCTGGCCGCCTATCAGACCTGCTACCACGAAGCGCCGGAAGGCCGGGGCCTCGACGCGGCGTCGGCCTGCGCCGATCCCGGCAGCTTCGTGCGCCCGAGCCTGACCGCCCACCAGGCCAACTGA